From Salvia splendens isolate huo1 chromosome 3, SspV2, whole genome shotgun sequence, a single genomic window includes:
- the LOC121797294 gene encoding inorganic pyrophosphatase 1-like: MAGITIVLDFDKTIIDVDSDNWVVDELGATDLFNELLPTMPWNTMMDRMMKELHAQGKTIEDVKEVLRRIPIHPRIVPTIKTAHALGCDLRIVSDANLFFIEKIVEHLGIKDYFSEINTNPGYVDEEGRLRISPFVDFHTSPHGCSLCPPNMCKGMIISRIQADLAKKEWKQRIIYLGDGIGDFCPSLKLREADFMMPRKDFPVWGLICENRTLLRAEIHEWIDGEDMEKIVIKLIEKIKIQDLLEVDSFKIETVPIALQPVKVHQ, from the exons ATGGCCGGAATTACGATCGTGTTGGACTTCGACAAGACCATCATCGACGTCGACAGCGATAATTGGGTCGTCGACGAGCTCGGCGCCACCGACTTGTTCAACGAGCTCCTCCCCACCATGCCGTGGAACACTATGATG gatagaatgatGAAAGAGCTTCATGCACAAGGGAAAACCATTGAAGATGTCAAGGAAGTTTTGAGAAGGATTCCCATACACCCAAGAATCGTTCCTACTATCAAAACTGCACATGCTTTAGG aTGTGATTTGAGGATAGTTAGTGATGCGAATTTATTCTTCATCGAGAAGATTGTTGAGCATCTTGGAATCAAGGATTATTTCTCGGAAATCAACACGAACCCGGGCTATGTTGATGAAGAAGGGAGGCTCAGAATCTCTCCCTTCGTTGATTTTCACACATCTCCCCATGGCTGCAGCCTCTGCCCTCCCAACATGTGCAag GGCATGATCATAAGTAGGATTCAAGCCGATTTAGCCAAGAAAGAGTGGAAGCAAAGGATCATATATCTCGGTGACGGAATTGGCGACTTTTGCCCGAGTTTGAAGCTAAGGGAGGCCGATTTTATGATGCCGAGGAAGGACTTCCCCGTATGGGGCTTGATATGCGAAAATCGCACGCTTCTGAGGGCTGAAATCCACGAATGGATCGACGGAGAGGACATGGAGAAGATCGTGATCAAGCTCATTGAAAAGATTAAGATTCAAGATTTGTTGGAAGTTGATTCATTCAAGATTGAGACAGTGCCTATAGCCTTGCAACCGGTGAAAGTCCACCAGTAG
- the LOC121795382 gene encoding putative late blight resistance protein homolog R1B-16, with amino-acid sequence MAAYAALVSLMHLIDDIQNHHSPPISLFKLQTQSLIQHVLFLQEFLQTYKSPVSDTDEADPLEMRIAKAAYAAEDVIESRIVQKIPLSRSKATIIRSFFNWFSGDVPANHLDHGRRIEFYREVKNVIKEMDQIKKVAMETNTEKVVMLRDQPRRFIPSSSGKKSSGMFSDHVLHGIMQKLMSYESGLQVIPITGMGGIGKTAFAQTVYSQKAIIEHFDICAWATISEQYNTREILCELVSQAINKNREQLSERSEQELGLELYQYLSGRRFLIVMDDMWNFESWDKIQRFFRNNENRSRIMVTTRLSQLGSQLNNHYSHSMEFLDEPSSWKLLSKTVFGKEHSPLELEKVGKEIAYNCRGLPLSIVVVGGILKNMEHTRESWKSIRNNLTSVVNLDNNKHCLRLLKMSYNHLPVYLKPCFLYMGVFEEDVVIRVSTLVKLWICEGFLKPVDGQSLETIGKALIKELVDRNLILVDKLGSTGNIKRVKVHDLVRDLCVKQGKQEELYHVVGKSSVQGIKIHRRIVIRKNTSKEKVLDHLQSMSHARSIICDHEKVPRGQNFGLLRTLHAYKFRRYDDVSYLNSRVSGYVNLRSLVVEGAKMSSIFTSFGHLWNLQTLIIDGTIESIEIWKMPQLRHIAINVSMGYMILPDPSSDDVVMENLEVLKVVLNFKCDEEVVKRIPNINKLHILYTEQDDDYCIGNIECLGKLESLTIRLRSSSVDGFDKLMFPQNLKSLNLDLTSFFDWEMMLEKIGSLPLLEKFKMQGGCFGAGQWEICDGQFPSLKYLGLSFCDSLRHWAAEEEISIFPRLEKLHLSHLRGLENIPYKIGYISTLKSIQIENCHESVVIRAKEIVEEQMGFQGDDLSFNVYVELWRTNEEEAVLKELQSLSGPNFEVAVSKFF; translated from the coding sequence ATGGCAGCCTATGCAGCCTTGGTTTCTCTAATGCATCTCATAGATGATATCCAAAACCATCACTCCCCACCCATCTCTCTCTTCAAACTCCAAACTCAGTCTCTCATTCAGCATGTTCTCTTCCTGCAAGAATTTCTCCAAACTTACAAGTCCCCTGTTTCCGACACCGACGAAGCAGATCCACTGGAGATGCGTATTGCAAAAGCAGCTTATGCGGCAGAGGATGTTATCGAATCTCGTATCGTCCAAAAGATTCCGCTCAGTAGATCCAAAGCAACCATAATCAGAAGCTTCTTCAATTGGTTTTCAGGAGATGTCCCTGCAAACCACCTTGATCATGGTAGACGAATCGAATTCTATCGAGAGGTGAAAAACGTGATAAAAGAAATGGATCAGATCAAGAAAGTGGCGATGGAGACCAACACGGAGAAGGTGGTGATGCTCCGTGATCAACCGCGTAGATTCATCCCTTCTTCCAGTGGGAAGAAGAGTAGTGGCATGTTCTCTGATCATGTCTTGCATGGAATCATGCAAAAGCTCATGTCATATGAATCCGGTCTCCAAGTCATCCCCATAACAGGTATGGGTGGGATAGGTAAGACCGCTTTTGCTCAAACTGTTTATTCACAAAAGGCTATTATTGAGCATTTTGATATTTGTGCTTGGGCTACTATTTCCGAACAATACAACACGAGAGAAATTCTATGTGAGCTTGTTTCTCAAGCCATTAATAAAAACAGGGAACAACTTAGTGAAAGGAGTGAACAGGAATTGGGATTAGAGCTCTACCAGTATTTGTCTGGTAGAAGGTTTTTAATTGTAATGGATGATATGTGGAATTTTGAATCTTGGGACAAGATTCAGCGTTTCTTTCGTAACAATGAGAATCGCAGTCGAATAATGGTGACGACTAGGCTATCCCAATTGGGTTCTCAATTAAACAATCATTATAGCCATTCAATGGAGTTTCTTGATGAGCCCAGTAGTTGGAAACTACTATCCAAAACTGTGTTTGGAAAGGAACATTCTCCTCTTGAATTGGAAAAAGTTGGAAAAGAAATTGCATACAATTGCAGAGGACTTCCTCTATCAATTGTTGTAGTTGGAGGTATTCTGAAAAATATGGAACACACCCGAGAGAGTTGGAAATCAATAAGGAACAACTTAACTTCAGTAGTAAATTTAGACAATAATAAGCATTGCTTGAGATTGTTGAAAATGAGCTATAATCACTTACCAGTCTACTTGAAGCCTTGTTTCTTATACATGGGTGTGTTTGAGGAAGATGTTGTAATTAGAGTCTCAACGCTTGTCAAGCTATGGATTTGTGAAGGATTTCTTAAACCTGTAGATGGCCAAAGTTTGGAAACAATTGGGAAAGCGTTAATAAAGGAGTTAGTGGATAGAAATCTCATCCTAGTGGATAAGTTAGGGTCTACTGGAAACATAAAACGAGTCAAAGTTCATGATTTGGTAAGAGACCTATGCGTGAAGCAGGGCAAGCAGGAAGAGTTGTATCACGTGGTAGGGAAATCTAGTGTTCAAGGCATAAAGATCCATCGCCGCATTGTCATACGCAAGAACACTTCAAAGGAAAAAGTGCTTGATCACTTGCAATCTATGTCCCATGCTCGCTCAATTATTTGCGATCATGAGAAAGTTCCACGGGGCCAGAACTTTGGATTGTTGAGGACATTACATGCGTACAAATTTCGTCGTTACGATGACGTAAGCTACCTGAATTCTCGCGTGTCGGGGTATGTTAACTTGCGGAGCCTTGTTGTTGAAGGCGCTAAGATGTCCTCAATTTTTACTTCTTTCGGCCACCTTTGGAATTTGCAGACTTTGATTATTGATGGTACGATTGAGTCTATCGAGATTTGGAAAATGCCTCAACTGAGGCATATTGCTATTAACGTGTCAATGGGATACATGATTCTCCCAGATCCATCAAGTGATGATGTTGTCATGGAGAATCTAGAGGTACTTAAGGTAGTACTCAATTTCAAGTGTGATGAAGAGGTTGTTAAGAGAATACCCAACATCAATAAACTGCATATACTCTATACAGAGCAAGATGATGATTATTGCATTGGCAATATTGAATGTTTGGGTAAATTAGAGTCCCTCACAATCCGTCTTCGGTCTTCCAGCGTGGATGGCTTTGATAAGCTCATGTTTCCCCAAAACCTCAAGAGTTTGAATCTTGACCTAACTAGTTTCTTTGACTGGGAAATGATGTTGGAAAAGATCGGTTCATTGCCTCTACTCGAGAAGTTCAAGATGCAGGGTGGATGTTTTGGAGCAGGACAGTGGGAAATCTGTGATGGCCAATTCCCTAGCCTCAAATACTTGGGATTGAGTTTTTGTGATAGCCTAAGACACTGGGCTGCAGAAGAAGAGATCTCCATCTTTCCACGCCTTGAGAAGCTTCATCTTTCTCATTTACGTGGGTTGGAGAACATCCCATATAAAATTGGATACATATCCACACTCAAAAGCATACAAATAGAGAATTGTCATGAATCAGTGGTGATACGTGCAAAGGAGATTGTAGAGGAACAAATGGGTTTTCAAGGGGACGATCTTTCCTTTAATGTTTACGTTGAGCTTTGGCGTACTAATGAAGAAGAAGCAGTGTTAAAAGAGCTGCAGAGCTTGTCTGGTCCCAACTTTGAAGTTGCAGTGTCTAAATTCTTTTGA